In Pseudomonadota bacterium, a single window of DNA contains:
- a CDS encoding methyltransferase domain-containing protein: MQASILSPAEDNALLAGGLPKTGCMIDLGCGPGFVASRIGGFRPSLHWVGVDQERALLSHAGSASVVLADVSALPFRDEAFDGALARFVLRHVQDPGQALHEAARVVRRGGVVFALDADDDSLILHPEPEGFFELKSACQQLVRARGADPRLARRLPALFDSVGLRGIRVIPVPVCSSSIGVSAFAHLTLTPALAIAKHTQMGESRRRAATQAIVDWASSPASFGVTMILVVCGTRG, encoded by the coding sequence ATGCAGGCGAGCATTCTGTCGCCGGCCGAGGACAACGCACTGTTGGCAGGGGGTCTTCCCAAGACGGGTTGCATGATCGATCTTGGCTGTGGACCGGGCTTCGTAGCCAGCCGGATTGGCGGCTTCCGGCCGAGCCTCCATTGGGTTGGGGTCGATCAAGAGCGGGCCTTGCTGAGCCACGCAGGGTCAGCGAGCGTAGTTCTTGCGGACGTGTCGGCGCTCCCGTTTCGTGACGAGGCGTTTGACGGCGCCTTGGCGCGCTTTGTGCTGCGCCACGTGCAAGATCCTGGGCAGGCCCTTCATGAAGCTGCACGAGTGGTTCGCAGAGGTGGCGTCGTGTTCGCACTTGACGCAGACGACGATAGCCTCATCCTCCATCCCGAACCGGAAGGCTTCTTCGAGCTGAAATCTGCCTGCCAGCAGCTGGTGCGCGCGCGCGGCGCCGATCCCAGGCTGGCCCGCCGGCTACCCGCGCTCTTTGACTCGGTGGGTCTTAGGGGTATCCGCGTGATTCCAGTGCCCGTGTGCTCTTCGAGCATTGGTGTCTCGGCTTTCGCACATCTTACGCTCACTCCGGCCCTGGCCATAGCCAAACACACCCAGATGGGCGAATCCCGACGTCGTGCGGCCACTCAAGCGATCGTGGACTGGGCCTCCTCGCCTGCGTCGTTTGGAGTGACAATGATCTTGGTGGTCTGTGGCACTCGCGGGTGA
- a CDS encoding PIN domain-containing protein: protein MTRILVDTGPLVALLNRRDHYHAWVRGMLQTVEPPMYTCESVVSEACFLLRRAIGGPDAVLRLITGAVLRVDFRLASEAEAVQRLMNKFESVPMSLADACIVRMTELDAASIVLTLDRDFRVYRRNRRQLVPTLMPDGH, encoded by the coding sequence ATGACACGGATCTTGGTCGACACCGGACCGCTCGTTGCTCTTCTGAACCGGCGCGACCACTACCATGCATGGGTACGGGGCATGCTTCAGACTGTCGAGCCGCCCATGTATACTTGCGAATCCGTTGTTTCCGAAGCTTGCTTCTTGCTGCGCCGGGCGATCGGTGGTCCCGATGCGGTGCTGCGGCTTATCACAGGTGCGGTCTTACGCGTGGACTTCCGGCTCGCATCCGAAGCCGAAGCGGTTCAGCGGTTGATGAACAAGTTCGAATCGGTGCCCATGTCTCTAGCCGACGCCTGCATCGTTCGCATGACCGAGCTTGATGCGGCCAGCATAGTGCTGACGCTCGACCGTGACTTCCGAGTCTATCGTCGGAACCGGCGACAGCTGGTTCCGACACTGATGCCAGACGGTCACTGA
- a CDS encoding ribbon-helix-helix domain-containing protein, with protein MIRTQISLSEEEYEAAKQEAQRLGISLAELLRRSLRSVLPADDSRPWMRLAGLVESGDPSSSQRIDEVVYGRKD; from the coding sequence ATGATTCGGACCCAGATAAGCCTCTCCGAGGAAGAATACGAAGCGGCCAAGCAGGAAGCCCAGCGACTCGGTATTTCGTTGGCAGAGCTGCTGCGGCGTTCCCTGCGCAGCGTGCTGCCGGCGGACGACTCGAGGCCGTGGATGCGCCTCGCCGGCCTGGTCGAATCCGGGGATCCAAGCTCCAGTCAGCGGATCGACGAAGTGGTCTATGGGCGCAAAGACTGA
- a CDS encoding bifunctional aldolase/short-chain dehydrogenase, translating to MHNRWSDQEASACCERYANLPGVNNDVALRVYSSRLIGADSELVLHGGGNTSVKTQLPDQLGEPIEVLCVKGSGWNLARLEPQGLPAVRLQPLRSLRSLDQLGDEAMVNFVRGQMLDSHGPNPSTETLLHAFLAPKFIDHSHADVILAIVGQVQAEQMCEEVFGATLAVVPYVMPGFRLAKLAAQVHASHPDVEGLLLLHHGLFTFGDTARESYGRHIEAVERAAAFVRSRRYWRASRPPPLEARPEVDYTQLAPVLRGKLSAAARCPYTLVLRQSSALSHFLDEPRLAERCQRGVVTPDHVIRTKNLPLVLRLPRDANSAQYKDALASSLDERLQQYRIAYRGYFERQVAERMLGKTPLDPDPRVMLVPGLGMIAAGRNRREASVVADLYEHTVSVLHDADTVGEFAGLPEQDVFDMEYWSLEQAKLGERKTRPLEGRVVYITGAARGIGAATATAFAREGAQLFLVDKDADALPDLSGRLGCPYAVADVSDREAVRSSLERAVETYGGLDGAVSNAGTAPQGAIDTLDPELLRASFEVNLFAHQWVAAGVAAILRAQGLGGFLLFNASKSAFNPGPEFGPYSVAKAALVALMKQYALELGPIGVRVNAVNADRVRTELISEAEIAERAKARGLDSEAYFASNLLGKEVTAGHVASAFVALALSERTTGCAIPVDGGNIAASPR from the coding sequence ATGCACAACCGTTGGTCCGACCAAGAGGCGAGTGCTTGCTGCGAGCGGTACGCCAACTTGCCGGGCGTCAACAACGACGTGGCCCTGCGCGTCTACAGCTCGCGCTTGATCGGCGCCGATTCGGAGCTCGTGCTGCACGGCGGGGGCAATACCTCTGTCAAGACCCAGCTCCCCGATCAGCTCGGAGAGCCGATCGAGGTCTTGTGCGTCAAGGGCAGCGGGTGGAATCTCGCCCGCCTGGAGCCCCAGGGTCTACCGGCAGTACGGCTTCAGCCGCTGCGTTCGCTGCGCTCGCTGGACCAGCTCGGCGACGAAGCCATGGTCAACTTCGTGCGTGGCCAAATGCTCGACAGCCACGGGCCCAACCCTTCGACGGAAACCCTGCTGCATGCCTTTTTGGCGCCGAAGTTCATCGACCACTCTCATGCGGACGTCATCCTCGCCATCGTGGGCCAGGTACAGGCCGAACAGATGTGCGAAGAGGTTTTCGGGGCGACCCTGGCCGTGGTGCCTTATGTCATGCCGGGCTTCAGGCTAGCCAAGCTCGCCGCCCAGGTGCACGCATCGCATCCGGATGTGGAGGGTCTTCTGCTGCTGCATCATGGTCTCTTCACCTTCGGAGACACTGCCAGAGAATCGTACGGGCGCCATATCGAAGCCGTGGAGCGTGCCGCCGCCTTCGTACGCAGCCGCCGCTACTGGCGCGCCTCTCGGCCTCCGCCGCTCGAAGCTCGACCAGAGGTCGACTACACGCAGCTCGCGCCCGTGCTCAGGGGCAAACTGAGCGCTGCGGCGCGTTGCCCCTACACGCTTGTACTGCGTCAAAGCAGCGCCCTGAGCCACTTCCTTGATGAGCCTCGTCTCGCGGAGCGTTGCCAGCGAGGAGTGGTCACGCCCGACCACGTGATCAGGACGAAGAACCTGCCTTTGGTGCTGCGGCTGCCCCGGGATGCTAACAGCGCGCAGTACAAAGACGCGCTGGCGAGCTCGTTGGATGAACGATTGCAGCAGTACCGCATCGCCTACCGGGGCTATTTCGAACGCCAGGTCGCAGAACGCATGCTGGGCAAGACGCCGCTTGACCCGGACCCTCGTGTGATGCTCGTCCCCGGCCTTGGAATGATCGCCGCGGGCAGAAACCGGCGCGAGGCGAGTGTCGTCGCCGACTTGTACGAGCACACCGTGAGTGTCCTGCACGACGCAGACACGGTGGGCGAGTTCGCGGGGCTGCCCGAGCAGGACGTCTTTGACATGGAATACTGGTCGCTAGAGCAGGCCAAGCTGGGCGAGCGCAAGACACGGCCGCTAGAGGGCCGGGTGGTGTACATCACCGGCGCGGCTCGGGGCATCGGCGCGGCTACAGCAACCGCCTTCGCTCGTGAAGGTGCGCAGCTTTTCCTGGTCGATAAGGACGCCGATGCGCTGCCAGACCTCTCGGGACGGCTTGGGTGCCCCTACGCGGTCGCGGATGTCAGCGACCGTGAGGCCGTGCGTTCGAGCCTCGAGCGAGCCGTGGAGACGTACGGTGGACTGGATGGGGCGGTCTCCAACGCAGGTACGGCGCCGCAGGGTGCTATCGACACGCTGGACCCCGAGCTGCTGCGCGCCAGCTTCGAGGTCAACCTGTTTGCGCACCAGTGGGTGGCTGCGGGCGTGGCGGCTATCCTGCGCGCCCAGGGCCTCGGCGGCTTCCTGCTCTTCAACGCCTCCAAGTCCGCCTTCAATCCCGGACCCGAGTTCGGTCCGTACTCGGTGGCCAAGGCCGCGCTCGTCGCGCTGATGAAGCAGTACGCGCTGGAGCTTGGTCCGATCGGCGTGCGCGTCAATGCGGTCAACGCGGATCGCGTGCGCACCGAGCTCATTTCCGAAGCTGAAATCGCCGAGCGCGCGAAGGCCCGCGGGCTCGATTCCGAGGCGTATTTTGCGTCCAACCTGCTCGGAAAGGAGGTAACTGCCGGCCACGTCGCCAGCGCCTTTGTGGCTCTGGCGCTTTCCGAGCGCACCACCGGTTGCGCGATCCCGGTGGACGGCGGCAACATCGCCGCCTCGCCGCGCTAG
- a CDS encoding putative addiction module antidote protein has protein sequence MAKRTRNYEETLLERLRDREYAVAYLNAVLAQDGDGAAGEFLAALRLVTKARGLTMTQLADDAQLGRQALYRSLSEDGNPELETLTRVLRELGLRLAVDDAA, from the coding sequence ATGGCCAAACGTACACGCAACTACGAAGAAACGCTTCTCGAGAGACTCAGGGATCGCGAGTACGCGGTGGCGTATCTGAACGCTGTTTTGGCTCAGGACGGCGACGGGGCGGCCGGCGAGTTCCTCGCGGCTTTGCGTCTCGTGACAAAGGCTAGGGGGCTCACCATGACCCAGCTGGCGGATGACGCGCAGCTTGGACGGCAGGCACTCTATCGTTCGCTTTCAGAGGACGGTAATCCGGAGCTCGAGACGCTTACCCGCGTGCTCCGCGAGCTTGGCCTTCGACTTGCGGTGGATGACGCGGCGTAG
- a CDS encoding TonB-dependent receptor: METIQKGLFAGVLLGAIWVVSEPALAQPGPGAADSEHQVAPPASAPQQEAEEAPEVLEIRGIRGSYVRSLQQKRDAVQLVEAVSAEDLGKFTDLNLSESLQRVPGITLNRGDNGMGQEINLRGLGPQYTRVEINGMTGSGGAGDRSFNFDILPSELFTKVIVNKSQSARQTAGGLAGLASMQTAKPFDTSGFRVVAAAQANHSRIAGAIRPRASLLVSQNWENRFGITGGFVYANTIFQANTTGGTSVRPFELKALKEEPGQPPIIIGTPVERMSLASDVLLHRHDKEVRHNFAGSLALQYRPIDTLELTLDGVVANLRGDTRATRVDAPPESNVSALTDAVITDGVITSGTFAGVQQRVGSRLSKRNDTLYQIVGRANWDAADSLRVEPFIGYSTRRNRSRFHLYSFRRADAFGNFVPGIVSYQHRNDFVDFWTDGTNFTNNPHEFLLNVFIINPNTVVSDNELNAKLDFVQDFSQDIPLVNVQFGARYSDRNLSQDAANQVQLNAQEGQRQLLPNMATVSEQLGDFRVRGAGGDVPNGTLLGANAERVASTFFPNGFMNPIPGIDVLDFKDAPVRTFAVRERTISAYVQSDFDFDWAVANAGLRILSTAPSTKGFVTLDQQTYTPVDNRQPSYREFLPSVNARAELAEDLFLRAAYFRSLSRPSLSDLATTEIVNGVDAGGGAGSQGNPDLRPFTAHNLDLGAEWYFDQESFLGINLFYKALGGFISTTSFVENRTFPEQATGIPVTGPITFTKPENGASATIVGFEVAGRSQATFLPAGWARNFGGLANYTFAYSRADFGNQAMMPMMAMQQDVREVALPGLSRNSFNVALYYDDAEMFSARLTYAWRGKYLQTFASSFYGVPQFQDPNGQLDFSANWNLYQKAQLQLQLLNITNEQQVDKNVRNIPFSVTEVDRRIILGVRGSL, from the coding sequence GTGGAAACTATTCAAAAGGGCCTGTTTGCCGGCGTCTTGCTGGGGGCTATCTGGGTTGTCTCCGAGCCAGCTCTGGCCCAGCCGGGTCCGGGCGCGGCCGACTCGGAGCATCAGGTCGCCCCCCCGGCCTCGGCCCCGCAGCAAGAAGCCGAGGAAGCTCCCGAAGTCCTCGAGATACGAGGCATCCGGGGCAGCTACGTTCGCTCGCTTCAGCAGAAGCGCGACGCGGTGCAGCTCGTGGAGGCCGTGAGTGCAGAGGACCTCGGCAAATTCACGGATCTCAACCTTTCCGAATCGCTGCAGCGCGTCCCGGGCATCACCCTCAATCGCGGGGACAACGGCATGGGGCAGGAGATCAATCTGCGGGGCCTGGGTCCCCAATACACGAGGGTCGAAATCAACGGCATGACCGGCTCGGGCGGCGCCGGAGATCGCTCCTTCAATTTCGACATCCTGCCGTCCGAGCTGTTCACCAAGGTCATCGTCAACAAGTCCCAGTCGGCCCGCCAGACCGCCGGCGGCCTCGCCGGGCTTGCGTCCATGCAGACCGCCAAGCCCTTCGACACGTCGGGGTTTCGCGTCGTCGCGGCGGCGCAAGCCAACCACAGCCGCATCGCCGGCGCCATCCGCCCCCGCGCCTCGTTACTGGTCAGCCAGAACTGGGAGAACCGGTTCGGCATCACCGGCGGCTTCGTGTACGCCAACACCATCTTTCAGGCGAACACGACCGGCGGCACCAGCGTTCGTCCGTTTGAGCTGAAGGCGCTGAAAGAGGAACCCGGCCAGCCACCGATTATCATCGGCACCCCGGTTGAGCGCATGTCGCTGGCCTCCGACGTGCTGTTGCACCGGCACGACAAGGAGGTACGCCACAATTTCGCGGGCTCCCTTGCGCTTCAGTACCGGCCCATCGACACGCTGGAGCTGACGCTCGACGGCGTTGTTGCGAACCTCAGAGGCGACACCCGTGCCACTCGCGTCGACGCTCCGCCGGAGTCCAACGTCAGCGCCCTGACCGACGCCGTGATCACGGACGGCGTCATCACCTCGGGGACCTTCGCGGGTGTGCAGCAAAGGGTCGGATCGCGGCTGAGCAAGCGCAACGACACGCTCTATCAGATCGTCGGCCGGGCAAACTGGGACGCCGCGGACAGCCTGCGGGTTGAGCCGTTCATCGGGTATTCGACGAGACGCAATAGATCTCGGTTTCATCTCTACTCGTTTCGGCGCGCAGATGCATTCGGCAACTTCGTTCCCGGGATTGTTTCCTATCAGCACCGCAATGACTTCGTAGATTTTTGGACCGATGGCACCAACTTCACGAACAACCCGCACGAGTTTCTTCTGAATGTATTCATCATCAATCCAAACACCGTAGTGAGCGACAACGAGCTCAATGCCAAGCTCGATTTCGTACAGGACTTCTCGCAGGATATCCCCCTCGTGAACGTCCAATTTGGAGCCCGCTACTCGGACCGCAATCTCTCGCAGGACGCCGCCAATCAAGTTCAGCTCAACGCTCAAGAGGGGCAGCGCCAGCTATTGCCGAATATGGCAACGGTCAGCGAGCAGCTTGGGGACTTCAGAGTCCGGGGCGCAGGCGGAGACGTTCCCAACGGCACGCTGCTGGGTGCCAACGCCGAGCGCGTGGCAAGCACGTTCTTCCCGAACGGGTTCATGAACCCGATCCCCGGAATCGACGTCCTGGACTTCAAGGACGCTCCCGTTAGAACGTTCGCCGTGCGCGAACGAACGATCAGCGCCTACGTGCAGTCCGATTTCGACTTCGATTGGGCGGTGGCGAACGCAGGTCTGCGCATTCTCAGCACCGCGCCGAGCACCAAGGGCTTCGTTACGCTCGACCAGCAGACGTATACCCCGGTGGACAACCGCCAGCCGAGCTACCGCGAGTTTCTGCCGAGCGTGAACGCCCGTGCCGAGCTCGCCGAGGATCTCTTCTTGCGCGCTGCCTATTTCCGCTCGCTGTCGCGGCCCTCGCTGTCGGATCTGGCCACCACCGAGATCGTAAACGGCGTCGATGCGGGAGGCGGCGCAGGCAGTCAGGGAAATCCGGATCTGCGACCGTTCACGGCCCACAACCTGGATCTTGGCGCCGAGTGGTACTTCGACCAGGAGTCCTTCTTGGGGATCAATCTGTTCTACAAGGCGCTCGGCGGTTTCATCAGCACCACGTCGTTCGTAGAGAATCGGACTTTTCCCGAGCAGGCGACAGGCATACCGGTGACGGGGCCGATCACCTTCACCAAGCCGGAGAACGGCGCATCTGCGACCATCGTGGGCTTCGAGGTTGCGGGGCGCTCCCAAGCGACGTTCTTGCCCGCGGGCTGGGCCCGGAACTTCGGGGGGCTGGCCAACTACACGTTTGCCTACAGTCGAGCCGATTTCGGAAATCAAGCCATGATGCCCATGATGGCCATGCAGCAGGACGTGCGGGAGGTTGCTCTGCCCGGTCTGTCGCGCAACAGCTTCAACGTCGCACTGTACTACGACGACGCCGAGATGTTCAGCGCCCGTTTGACGTACGCCTGGCGAGGCAAGTACCTGCAGACGTTCGCGTCGAGCTTCTACGGCGTACCGCAGTTTCAGGATCCGAACGGTCAGCTCGACTTTTCGGCGAACTGGAATCTCTATCAAAAGGCGCAACTACAGCTTCAGTTGTTGAACATAACCAACGAGCAGCAAGTAGATAAGAACGTCCGAAACATACCCTTCTCGGTAACGGAAGTGGATCGACGCATCATCCTGGGGGTGCGCGGCTCACTGTAG
- a CDS encoding helix-turn-helix domain-containing protein — protein sequence MRGQFESGEDVVALRRFVGLSQTQFAVALGISVHTLRNWEQDRRKPEGPALALLRIAARHPRVVRENLESAA from the coding sequence ATGCGGGGTCAGTTCGAGTCGGGTGAAGACGTTGTAGCACTCAGGAGGTTCGTGGGCCTTTCGCAAACCCAGTTCGCCGTCGCCCTAGGCATCAGTGTTCACACGTTGCGGAACTGGGAGCAAGACCGTCGCAAACCTGAGGGCCCCGCGCTCGCGCTGCTGCGCATAGCTGCTCGGCATCCGAGAGTTGTGCGAGAAAACCTGGAATCAGCTGCCTAG
- a CDS encoding ribbon-helix-helix domain-containing protein, translating into MSSPMRTVSFKLPEHLDEVLSELARRRGSSRSALVREALEALASGERPGVTAAADALVKPVTGPADLSTKDRHLVGYGR; encoded by the coding sequence ATGAGCAGCCCAATGCGTACGGTTTCATTCAAGTTGCCCGAGCATCTGGATGAGGTGCTGAGCGAGCTGGCGCGCCGGCGAGGCTCGAGCCGGTCCGCGCTTGTTCGAGAGGCGCTCGAGGCCTTGGCAAGCGGCGAGCGCCCCGGTGTCACCGCCGCGGCGGACGCGCTCGTCAAGCCCGTGACCGGCCCTGCGGATCTATCGACGAAGGACAGGCACCTTGTCGGTTACGGTCGATGA
- a CDS encoding HAMP domain-containing histidine kinase — protein MGIDPELDSPQRGDQPDLPETTIHVLWCPATYVRDRFGEAKLEELAKECGFRVEQIQKRSNWVSMRQIALFLQRFRELVGDDETFAEGAVYRHKESYGASKFVMLATTPTAVLTFAAKNTHLVSKVFRYELVSREGNRVRMRYTTSKPEHETRIVCLGRRHQTAHWSCVWGLPPADVKELSCIANGDDACEYEFTCYQRAGWLPSLVGSGAAALGAAGFVAAGLAGPAAWATFSLLGAVSGYAYELRRTYRTNLGFGGETQKALREIADDEAKARKEVIELTQRQRDWNRMLEEQLNERMEVAQQMVDQANERNKRRIDAGRGFSHDLRNPMAVLRSTIAYVTEVLEELPDGDEVIDDLDHSITSMDKLLTEMMEAAMTDSEAAGRKVRPETLYIADLEEKLGRRMSAFLMGKSVSSSSFVTRDAPEKLETDPMIFDRIMDNLLTNAAKYTDRGSVLIHFDGAPGHAIIKVVDTGRGMTEEQLQKVFYPGRSDEEARASKSYGVGLSVVVQLLALVNAKLEVLSRPDHGTTFWVRFPLRIEPPAPEEVRSPTLSPSRLVDKVVTVRKLDAARPINPETPRLGNGKARRDFPRRQDPPTRP, from the coding sequence ATGGGGATCGACCCGGAACTTGACAGCCCGCAACGCGGCGACCAACCGGATCTACCTGAGACCACCATTCACGTCCTGTGGTGCCCCGCCACGTACGTGCGAGACCGTTTCGGCGAGGCAAAACTCGAGGAGCTCGCCAAGGAATGCGGATTCCGGGTAGAGCAAATTCAGAAGCGAAGCAACTGGGTAAGCATGCGGCAGATTGCGCTCTTCCTGCAGCGTTTTCGAGAGCTGGTCGGAGACGACGAGACCTTTGCCGAAGGAGCTGTATATCGACACAAGGAGTCTTACGGAGCATCCAAGTTCGTCATGTTGGCGACGACTCCCACAGCCGTGTTGACGTTCGCAGCCAAGAACACACACCTAGTGTCCAAAGTGTTTCGCTACGAACTCGTTAGTCGTGAGGGTAACCGAGTGCGGATGCGGTATACTACGAGCAAGCCCGAACATGAGACTCGAATCGTCTGTCTTGGCAGGCGCCACCAAACCGCACACTGGTCCTGTGTATGGGGTCTTCCGCCCGCGGATGTAAAAGAACTGAGCTGCATCGCCAACGGAGACGACGCCTGCGAGTACGAGTTCACTTGCTACCAGCGGGCCGGCTGGTTGCCCTCGCTGGTGGGAAGCGGCGCGGCCGCGCTCGGCGCCGCGGGGTTCGTGGCAGCGGGGTTGGCCGGACCGGCAGCTTGGGCCACCTTCTCGCTCCTTGGGGCGGTGAGCGGCTATGCGTACGAGCTGCGGCGCACGTATCGGACGAACCTGGGGTTTGGTGGCGAGACGCAGAAGGCGTTGCGGGAGATTGCCGACGATGAGGCCAAAGCACGCAAGGAGGTGATCGAGCTGACTCAGCGGCAGCGGGATTGGAACCGGATGCTGGAGGAGCAGCTCAACGAGCGGATGGAGGTGGCGCAGCAGATGGTGGACCAGGCGAACGAGCGGAACAAGCGGCGCATCGACGCGGGGCGGGGATTCTCGCACGATCTGCGCAATCCCATGGCGGTGCTGCGCAGCACGATCGCCTACGTGACCGAGGTGCTGGAGGAGCTGCCGGATGGGGACGAAGTGATCGACGATCTGGACCACTCGATCACCTCGATGGACAAGCTCTTGACCGAGATGATGGAAGCGGCCATGACGGACAGCGAAGCGGCCGGCAGGAAAGTCCGACCCGAGACCTTATACATTGCGGACTTGGAGGAAAAGCTCGGGCGGCGCATGTCGGCGTTTCTGATGGGTAAGAGCGTCAGCTCGAGCTCCTTCGTCACCCGAGACGCGCCGGAGAAGCTCGAGACCGATCCCATGATCTTCGACCGCATCATGGACAATCTGCTCACGAATGCGGCCAAGTACACGGATCGCGGCAGCGTGCTGATCCACTTCGACGGCGCGCCGGGACACGCGATCATCAAGGTCGTGGATACGGGACGCGGCATGACGGAGGAGCAGCTTCAAAAGGTGTTCTATCCGGGACGCTCGGACGAAGAGGCCCGCGCGTCCAAAAGCTACGGGGTGGGGCTCTCGGTGGTCGTGCAGCTCCTTGCACTGGTAAACGCCAAGCTCGAGGTGCTCTCACGTCCCGATCACGGCACGACCTTCTGGGTCCGCTTTCCGCTCCGAATCGAGCCGCCCGCACCCGAAGAGGTTAGGAGCCCCACGCTGTCACCCTCTCGGCTGGTCGACAAGGTCGTGACGGTTCGCAAGCTCGATGCCGCGCGTCCAATCAACCCCGAAACGCCGCGGCTGGGGAACGGCAAGGCACGTCGAGACTTCCCGCGCCGACAAGACCCGCCCACCCGACCCTGA
- a CDS encoding BrnT family toxin, whose product MTRRRERAPRRKHGLSFEEAKQLFVYGIDYYEIPDEFHSNREERFIAIGPISRGIVLVVWTERSENTIRIISARFATRREQELYQRHLEGLI is encoded by the coding sequence ATGACGCGGCGTAGAGAACGAGCGCCGCGGCGGAAGCACGGACTCTCCTTCGAGGAGGCCAAGCAGCTTTTTGTTTACGGTATTGACTACTACGAGATCCCTGATGAGTTTCACTCCAACCGCGAGGAACGATTCATTGCTATTGGTCCGATCTCTCGTGGGATCGTGCTCGTCGTGTGGACAGAACGTAGCGAAAACACGATCCGGATCATCAGCGCACGCTTCGCGACGAGACGTGAGCAGGAACTCTATCAACGCCACCTGGAAGGGCTCATATGA